From the Rhea pennata isolate bPtePen1 chromosome 1, bPtePen1.pri, whole genome shotgun sequence genome, the window TCCTTCAGTGCTTTGTGCAGGCGAACAATTTACAGTGAGGAGAAATGAATACAACTCAAGGTAGAAGGCAgaaattctgtttgcttttcttctctcagtgaATCATTCACCACTATACCCGGATAGCAGAGGATGTCAGTGCACTGAAGCAAAGCGTTTCACCAGGAACACGGCACAAACACGTTTTCTCATATGATGCTGCAATACTTCTGGTGGTCACTAGATAGCCCCCGCGTTTTCCTGGTTCGGGGTGTGACTCCCTAACCCGAAACAGAGCCCCAAACCCCAGCCTTggggcctgctgctgctctcaccTCTGCCCCGATCTGAATGGCAAGACCCATTGGGAAGGCTGGTTCTCCTcgcagcattttgttttctttctttctttccatttttacagTGCTTTTGGTTGTGCTCATTTTGCTCAACAACATTATCCCAACGAAAAAGCTCAATTGAGAGCGTAGGTCTGTTTAGACTGCTAATAATACAGGTTTCTTGTGAGAGTATTTCTACAAAgcacaacatttaaaatacGGAGGGGAATTCAGTAAGGGACAAAAGGTCTCTCCTGAGCACTTGTCAGTGCAAAGTATAAAATCCCCCAAAGGCAGCAAAGTGTTTCCCACCTGGGCAGTGGAGGAAGACTGCTCTGAGTTGGGGGACcccatttcatttctttctacGGGGCCCGACCGCAGCAGCTCAAAAGGCCTTAGCAGGCCCAGGGAGATCACGGGTTTTGCCACCACCTTGGGCAAGACGCATGTATTTAACCTGCTGCGAACGGGGGGACCTTTCCTTAAGCAAGCCACAAAATCCCTCACATTGCTCAAGCCTGTTTCCAAATCACCCAGACTGAGCTGCCACACCAAAGCCCTCACTGAAAGACCTGGTGATGTTTCAGGCTCTCGAGGTCTTGCAGCCCAGGAGAGGGCTGCAGGAACCTGCCCCATTGGCAGGCTGAGAGCGGAGCCGCTGCACCGAGCTGCCTCGCCGGCGGTGGCCTTGCCTCTCCTGGGGGCCTCCCCGCGGCACCGCGACCCTCTTGCTTTGATACGTGCGTGATGAGGAGCCCTTGTTTTGTGCTAGTATCAGCCCTGTTAGGGACTGAGGAAGATTTTCAACAAATCAAAACTCCAGCTTATGTGGCTTTAGAGAAAATGTGGAAGGCCAAACCGTTCGTCCTCTGTAGGCTCATCTCCTAAGCTAAAACCCACAGAGAAGAAATCACCAGCCTACGGCTGCTTAAATCCTATTATCTCAGAAGGGAAGAACTAGAGGGGTGACTCATGTTtgactcattttttttgaacatgAAGTGTGCTTTGGGTACTTAGGATACATCCATCAGTTCTGGCTGGCAGTACTGCCATTAGTGCAATAAAAACTCCCCCCCTTCCTCCGTCTCTGTAAcctttatcttttccttttatattatGATGCCTCATAACTTGAAAGTTTCAGGACATTGGTATTTGGTTTGCATGAATCGTATTGCAAGAGTTCACACCCAGCTCTACAGTTACCAGTATCTATGCCTTTATCCAATAAAGGTTTACTAAACAGCACCTTCTTACACAACAAATCTCTTTCCCATACTAATGAACATCCTTTAgatgatgttttatttctgatagTAATAAAAAACTATAGAAACTGCAAGACTGAGTTAGATTCTCTTgtaatattataaaataaatgatagcTCTATGCTaatggaaaaaatctttaacttGGAATCTAAAGTCATATGCTTCAAATACATCTTAATTACATGGCAAATATACGTATATTTGCTCAGCACTATTACTGCTTAGCTACTATAGTGAGAGATAGCATTTAATTAAGTTAATAATAAATGCATATTATAGTTGGGgggaaaatgctaaaaatacttCAATGTGTGTTGAAACATTGCTCCAATTTTTAAATCTCCAGTCTAGAAATCCAGCTAAATATCCAATaactaattttaatttgaaagcaaGACTTCAGATTACTTGACTATTGGGAATTTTAACACTGAAAGAGCATCCTTGTCGTCAGATGACAGTAGCCTAAGCTGTTAATCAAGATGCACGCCCCCGTGTGGTGATCACTGCACActtttttagatgaaaaaattCCTAGGCAATCTGGATTGAAGACTGCAGCTTCTTACATTCATACTTTATTCAGGGCATAACGAGATGCAACCAATAAATAAAACCACTTGCATgtttaaatttaacttttaaagtaaatttaactttttaaaaccCTAGAATCTAAGGGATACAAAGGGTTTGAAGGGATATAGTTTGCAAATAAATGTACAGTCTGCCCAACTACATCCCACAAGTGGGGTTGCCTACAGCTGCTGAGGTGCTGCCAAGGTGGTCTCTTCCATGCTTGTGTTCCTAATCCCTGCAACAGCACCCCAGATTAGCAAAGGTTCAGAGTACTCCAGAGAGCTTCTCCAGAGATGGCCTGTTACATTTTGCAGTAATAACGATTTACTCCCTGATAAGAATGTGCTGATGAATCCAGTCATAGAGGTTAATCATTGAATCTGTGTAGCAGAAAGTACTCTCCATTGAAAGACTGGTGAGGTAGTAAGCACCAGACTGGTTATGGAAGGAATACAGAAGAATGAAGAACCAGGATCTAATCTTAAATGTCACTGATAACATTATAGCTGTGGACAAATCACTTAACTTTGGATAAACAGTTTGAAAATCAACTCTAGAATGGGGAAAGATCTACTTTTGAAGAATGCTTTGAGGTGTCCTCATTAAACAATGCCATACAAATCCAGTGCGTCACACTTCGACTGTTGGCACTTGAGGGCCGTGCACCCTCCAGAGCCTATGGTATTTCATGTTCCCATTAAGCTGGTGGGGACACCAGGGTGGATTCTGACTGACTCCTTCCCTGTCCCTCTTCTTTCATCTCATGCTACAGAAAAAGCTCTTCTGCCTGTTCTCTTGGTGAATGCTGGGGCAAGCACTCCAAGAACAGCTGGGGTGGGAGGCAAGAAAAGTCTAAGCTCACCATGATTGAGTGAGAGGACAAATAACCTATGAGAAAAATCTCTCCCCTAGAAATACTTCTGGGAAAGTATGTAAGCAATCAGTAGAAATAACAGTAATTCCAATATCTTACCTGCTTGTTGGCTTTCAGCACTGCCCTCAGGGTTGCTATCTGTTCCCGCTTGGTACTCAGGAGTGACTTCAATTTCAGTATCTCTTCCATTAAGGCCTCCTTGTCTTTGTCAATCATGGGTGCCAACTCCCGAGCTGCTGCGCGCTGGCGTGACAGCTGCAGTGACCGATCTACAGCCTTCTGCAAGTGCTTGATTTGGTCCCTTATTATGGCATTGAGGTTGTAGATGTTCATCGGCTCTTTGCGAATGTCACTAGTATCGGAGactggggaggaaggaggggctGTGATGACAGGAGAAATTGTAGGTGTTTTTGTTGGGCTCTGTTCCTTGACAGGCTCTGTGCCCTCTTTTGTCACCTGTTCGGTTGGGGTCCTGGCTTCTACTGGTGATGCCATTCCCCTTCTAGCAAGCCGTGGAGAAAGGAGACCTCGAGGGTCATCCGGTCCCTTCAGGCTTCCACTGCGGGTGACTCTGCTTTGCCTGTAATAGTCCAACATGACCCTGTTTGGTGTCTCATTGTTGCACAGGCAGACGTGATGGTAGAGCTGAGCCAGCTCCTCGCTAAAGGTCACCAGCTCATCCTGGGCGGTGTTGAGGGTGTTATGGTTCTCGTTTGCTACGCTTGTCATTCTTTGTAATTCCTTCTCCATGTGGACCattttttcctggctttcctTGGTTGATTTCTCCAGGTTTGTCACCTGCTCATTGTACGTTTGGATTCTGCTCTCATACTTGGCCTTCTCTTCAGTGTAATTTTCcacatatttattatatttttcctttaaggcTTTGATTTCAGCTTTAAGGTCGATCACCTCAGTGACTGCTACTTTGTATTTACATTCTAGGATCTCCAGGCCATTGATGTCCACTTCATAGTCATGTGCTTCCTCCCCAGGGTCTCGGCCCTTCTCACAGTCAAGTTCTGCTTTCAGCTCCTTgttgctctgcagccccctcATGGCATTGACATGCTCCGTGAGCCTGTGGACTCTCTCATGTTGCTCAGTGAGGGCTCCCTTGGTGTGCTCCAGCTGTGTCTGAGACTCCTGAAGGTTGGCCAGGAGAATAGCCTTCTCTCTTTCCACCTACAACAGAATCAAAGTAAGAAATTTCATCCTACCTGCACTTTTCTGCTGAACACCAAACTCTGCCAATCACATCCATCTCTTCCGCTCCACCAACACAACTTGAAGGCTTCAAAGTCTTCAAGGAGATTTTGAAGTACCTGTACCCCTCATTCATAAAATTAAGTCCCAGAGATATCTTGATCTTGTAGGGAGTTAAATAGTTTTATCCCCGCTACCATTTGTAATGTCACAAGATCATCATGTTTTACACATTGCCCAGTAAAGAATTACTTGATGCCCAAGCAATTCTGCCTAGTCACCTAAAACAGAGTGATAATACTGTATTTAATAGAGTAGATATTCTCTGAATTTTAATAGGCAGAAACCGCAATAATATCAACCATAATGTGTTATACTGACACATACACATTTGTCAATGGAGTTTGAATTTGCATTTCTCATGAAGAGCTCCACCACTCattcaaaatctttatttatatatttgggCTGTTGCAAACACTCATAAAAGAGCGTTTGATTACTGAATGCAATTATAGTAAACAAATGCCTGTCCGCATTTCTATAGATTAGATTAAATTGCCACCATGTGTGAATATAACAGACTGGGACACTGAGCACATGCAGCTCCCAGGACTCCCCACATCCAACATTTAACTGTATGCAAAATTCATCCCTTTAAggacaaggggaaaaaagcaggatttGTGGTATAACTACCAAACTATTGGCTGTAACTTGATAAGTTCCCTCTGAAATCTGATTTCGAGCAGCAGAAGATGTCATGGAGCATTCCTCTAGAGGTTTTATAAACAGTGTCTTAAAGCAAGTGAGTAATTTGGTCTGTTCAGATAGTTACTACTTTCAGGTAATACCCCTGAAAGACTTCCCATTTAACTTCTAAATTTAAAACTCCAGGCTTTTCTTTCTATGCCTTCATTCAGTTCTGAATTGGGAGCCAGAGGAAGGCAAAAATATATGGGCTCCTTCTTGCTATCGTGGCTTTTGCAGCAGGATCAGGGTGTCTGCGGAAATCCTGAGCCCAAGTTtactgctctctctctcccatgGCTGCAATATCTCAGCCCTGTGTTCACATATGCAGTGAAACTGGCAGTTTCCACATTCGCTTTATGAGTAACTGAATTActaattcagaaaaatcaatgCTGTCAGTTGTGaaaaaccctttaaaaaaagatatccTTCGCTATCAGCATCTCCCCAGGTAGTGTTTGGAAGACTCAAATTGGCCATCGTGAAACTTgccaaagggggaaaaaaagccttttagaGACTTAAGAGAATATTAATGCTGTCTCAGAAAATGTTCCAGCAGTAGTTCAGATTCCTGTTATCTCAGAACTAGGAAtgcaggggctgctgctgaaACGTATTACAGCACTAAAGCCTACGCTGATCCCCTGGTTTTGTAGACAGGCTTTCAAAACATGGCTTTTTATTAGAACCTTTAATCATTTGCAGTCACCACATCCAAGGAACAAAAATAGAAACCACGttaaaaaccttaaaaaaatcGGCCTAGTTTTCCTGTGTGCAGGTGAGTGATGacttaagaagaaaaaacagggCCAAACTTCATCATTATTTAATGATTTAGGGAAAATATGACTCCTTGGATGGAGAGACCTTCATTTTGGGCGCTCCATAACCTGTGCTGCGAGGTGGTGGAAGAGGACAGCCAAGTGCCAGGAGCACAGTGATACGTTTCTCTGACACTATTCCCCACTTGCTGTCCcagtttccttctcttccctgttACTGCTCTTTCCCAGCATCAGCCCactctttctgaattttattaacAGAAAGTCCAAAATAGCATAACCTTCTTCTCTGCCAAGCAGCCACCATAAAAAGTGACTGCTCTCCCCAGACCTCTCTCTCAGACCCGTCCCAGGGAGCCTCGGGGAGTTATTCAGCAAAAGCTTTCTCACTAGCTTTcccctgtttttctttttcagcaatCAGTCTTCCCCAGCTCTACTCTCCCTGGAAACTTTCAGCTGAACTCCGGTTGATACCACCGGCTACAGCAGGCTTGGGTGTTAACTGGGGCATTTATTCCTTCAGCCTGGTAAGGTGGGCTAAACCTGTGTATGAAAATCAGACTTCCAGTTAACTTAATGGACTGTCTCACGTTACGACTGACGCGGCGTGTATAATAATGATATATTACATACCAAAGGCAGttgtctttttaaagtttttagtGGCACTGTGGGTCTGTTCAAAGCCTTGGAAGCACACAAGTAACAGTCGACGCCACTAGCGTAAAAACAAATATAGAGCTAACAGCCAGAGAGCCGCCCCTTCGATCCAGCGTTAAAGCAGCACTGGCTTTCAGTGACTGCTTAAAAAGTTGGACAGAACTGGCCCTGATCTCAGCTCTCATAGACTAcgatgaaagaaaaacataacagAACTAGGAGGGATCTCTATCATCATTTCTTTCTATGCTGAACACAAATGGTTCTggaacaaatatttctttttgatacTTCAGACTGGCATGATAGACGAagagcttaaaaacaaaagactgCTTCCAGAGAAAAGATCTGACATCTAAAACCCATACACCAACTTGGACAGTaggtaaaatgaaatacatctaCCTACTGACTTTTACTTATTACAGTCCAGTAATAATGGATGAAGCTAATCTACTTCGGGGTGAAGGTATAAGTACGTGCTTCTACTTtcaagagagggggaaaaaaaaccccaaagctcAGACTGAGCCCTGAGGACACTATCTGAATACTGACAACTCTCTGCTGGTTTTCAGTACAGTAATTATATTTCTTGTTCTAGACAATACTGTGTCTTATTTCCACCCACAGTAAACTTTTGGGGATAGGCCATTATTTTTGGTATATCCTTCAAGGATTCAGGTTTGCGGAGATtcccctctcagtttgttcTATAGTTTGCAATTATGGGAACCAATTTAACCATTGCTATTTATCACCCCCTTCCCTTTATTAACATGAGTTGATCATCGAACAACAAGGAGTGAACCAAATGAACAGGAAATGCACTTCAAGGACCCTGAATCTCAGCCTTATCTTTTTTGTCAGTACTAGACAGTGGAAGAAGTGAATACGTGctacttgacttttttttaaaaaaaaaagagaatttaatcAAATTTTTCCAAATAAGACAATGAAGATGTCAAGAATAAGGAAAACAACAttgtggaaggaaaagaagaatacTAGGCTCTAAAACTGAGATGACTAATTCTTCCCACTGAACAACAGAcagagaagcagagcagaggacCATGAACAAATGGAATATGAGAATTTTCAGGAAGACATTTGTCACCTCCTGGATTTAAAAGAACCATGCAGGGAAAATGAGCACTTGCAATTAAGCCCCTTCTAGGGACTAGCACACATCATGGAGCAGCAGAGTCTCAAAGTTGTTGAAGGAATTATATCTGTGGTGTATAAGAATTTTTTTGGCGTGGGCTTCTTCTTGAGCTTGTCACACACGTacaaaacagcagttttcttcCCTCAAAAAGGGAGCCTGTTGTcctatatatattaaaatgtttcccAAGAGACGTACAATTCCTTCAGCAATTCTGCCACAGcctcttcagagaaaacaggaggaaTATAAACTGTTGATATATGACAAACTGAACAACACATGGCAGAAACACCACTAAAGAGAGGAAATCCAATTTTGCTGAAGAATTACTTTTTGTCAGCTTGAACTCAATTAAACCTCAAATCTAGTATGCAGAAAAATCTTGGAGgaaattttcacatttaattCGTTTGCCCTCAGGTGATGTGCATCAGTATTTTGCAGTAAGCCTTTCCTGTAGCTAAAGATATCAGGTTTCTTACTGGGtctattccttctctttttagaCCTTTTACCATAACTGGCACACTGGGCAATAGTAGCTGCTATTTGTGTGAGGTTGCTGTGGCCTGGCAAAGCCACTGTGactgagaaacatttttatttcttttctagagCGCTACAGTCCTATAGGGGACAGTTTGTGGCTAGTCTTTTCCAGAAGGTTGGCTGTTTCTTAAAAAgtgtaaaacaaacaagcaatattaaaattaaagttgATTGAAACAACTTTCACTCCAAATTTATATTGCATGAATTTCATTGTATATTAGACTTGAAAAcgtttaaactgtattttaaaatgtaaccatttcagagcattttttctgaagctgttctttctaattttttcatattgtgtttctaaatgaaatcaaaagctgcatataataaacaaatataaatatatgtgtattatCTATTATATATGTATCATTACATACAtctgtgtatgtatacacacacaaaaaatcatAGATTTTATATTTGAACATTGGGACAGTTTCTGACAgaattttccacagaaataaaattccaaaTTTCAAGATTTTCCAGTTAGACTACATACATGTATCAAAGGTATTTCTACAAAGCACTAGATATCATATAATCAGTATTTTCCATATCGTAGCTCAGATCAAACCTTCCCACAGTTCATTTGGCaatgaagtaaataaaacatttaactgTTCAGCAAATATATAACATATCATATAGGGTTTTATTGCTCTCTAGCAAGTGCTGAAGAGAGATTTTGCTCAACTTAACTTTAAGGTCATCTTCCACATTTTAGGCAGGTCTCCCTTTagaagaggcattttttttgGAAGCCCATAATCAGAAAATAGTGGACTTTTCCTTGAAAGTGCCAAAACCTTTCAGTTCCTGTGGCATGGAAGACATTCAACAACTTGAATAACTCTTGATATATATGTGTTGTGTTTTACCCCTTCTAAGATTATGTCAACATCGGAGCTTGAGTTTTTATCTGAACCACTCCCAAGCTCCAATTCTGATCATGCCCCATCTGGGCTTGGACAGACAGACAACGACCTGCTGGCTGCCTGCTCCCCAAGGGCGCTCCCTGCATGCAGCCAGCGTGGCCAACACCACGCTGTGGCATCTCACACGCCACAGGCTCTCTAAGTGAACATTTGTTGAGAAGAATGTCCCTCTCCTTTTGCCCTCTTTTGATGGTACGCCAAATCCTCTTCAAACTGAAGTTAATGGCAAAAACTCCGAGTTGCAGGGGGGAATAACTGAGTGTCTGTatttcagtgggtttttttttaagatagctTTGGTCATATTGAAGCATACATTCCTCCACTTGGCACTCTAAGGAACATTTCCTGCTATTAAACTGGGAAAATGACACCAAAATCTGACCATTGACAACAACAGTTGTATTTCAGTCCCATTCTCCTCTTCCCACTAAACATCAGCTCAGATCACACTGTGTTGGCACAGGGGTATTCTGTTCCTAGAGGTATTTCATGCAAAATCAGGACAGGAAGAAACACCAAAGCAGAAGTGGAGAACAGGACATATGTGGCCAAGAACATCCCTGGGGGAAATCAAGTTCATTGCAAAAGCTGGTACTAGAATCCATAAGATGTGTCTAAGCAGAACATTAAATTAAGCTCTTACCTGCATGAGTTGCTGCTTcagcttctgtatttctgatatGTTGAGCTCACTGAAGAGGTCCGAGACTGGGTGCAGGGATTCCCCTTTCCTAACTGCGGGAGTTCGGAAGTCACCATTGAGTTTCACAAGAGGCCCATGGATATGTCCGTTCATTTTGTCATCATTGTTGGGCTCGCTTCCATCCTCTGCGAACTTTAATCCATCTACTGATATATTAATATGGTTATTATACATACTGTCATTGAGGTTGATATACTGGGAGAGTTCCTTCCTCAGATTGTTCTTTTGctccctttcattttttaaagtttccagGGCTTCCTCCAGTTGATGCTCAGCAATCTCCTTCAACCGGATGGCATCTTCTAGCTGACTATTAAGCAACACTGTCTCCTCCTCAAAGCGTTTAATCTCATGCTTTAAGCCTTCATATTCAACCTGAATTAGACAAGACAAAGAACATTCATAATACTAAAACTTGAGTCATGAAAACCTGCCATTCATTAGCCTTATTGAAATAGGTGCTatagaaaatacaatttcaaatACCAGGCACTGCATGCAGTTGCAAAAACAGGCTGCACAGAAAATGCAAGTGGACCTCTCTATTGAATACTGCGCTGCTCATTTTTTCAGGAGGTGAGAATCAAGAAATAAAACCCCCTTTTCCAAGCCACTTAAGAGGATAAACAGTGTATTTCACGGAAAGAAGGTTGTTTAGTACCAGGTGTCCTGGTAATCAGAGATTTGTTATGCGTTGCCATAAGCAGTATTGGTATACTGTGGTATGTATCGATCTTAAGTTAATATGGTTTGAGTTATTAATTGCCAGTATTCTGAAGACGACTGTAATCTTCATATCTAAATTCTTATCGGACATAAGTCACTGAGGCAGGCACAGATACTGTAAAGTATCTTGGCATCTTAGTAGTGTTGAAATCTACGGATGGAAGGTACAAAACTCTTAGAAGAGGCCCAACCATCTTCTCTGCAAGTGTCACACAAGCTTCTCCATTATTtgagaaacatttaattttaaaaacgGAACAGCAGACTGATCACACAACCAGTTTAAACCACAAGAGGCTCCAAGTTGTTAAGAGATTTTAAAACTACAGGGGAAAGGTAACAAATAGCTCGTTCGGCCACACAGTGCTTGAACTGTGTGTACGGATGCCTTTGCTGAGCACTTGGCAACCTGTTGCTGAAACACCTTCCTGGTGAACTGGTGCTGCTTCATCAGGCTTGGCAGGACTAACTGGTCTCTTGCCTTCCCAGAGCACAGccacccagccccacacctAGGTGTAGTATCTTATCAATATATTTATTGGCAGTgtgcacagaagaaaacaacagcttttTCACATCTAAATGGAAAATTTCCCAATATcagaagaaattctgcagtAGTTTggtgaaacagaaaaggaaatgctgaattttcatgcttttataaGACTCTTCAGTTGAAACATTTCTACTTTTAATGAATTCATATGCATTACTATCTGCAATTTTAAGGTACAGTCTAGTTTGTTCTTCATttgacatttatatttatacacatgtatgtatatttttaaatgaactataATAAGGTTCTggtaaaaaacagaaacatcaaCCGTTCCTTTTGGAATAGAATATTTATCAACCTGTCAAAAGTCTTGTACTTGTAAGCCTTTGGAAAGGCAAACTTAAAAACTGAAGCACTAGTCTTCAAACTCAGAATGGAAAAACACCAAACAACAAAGAAAGTTCCCATGTCATACTgggaaatgttaaaaagaataGCAAAATCTATGATATTTTGAAATCTCTATTTATAAACTTGAAATCTTTTTGGACTGCAGACATCCATCTAAAACATTATAAAATCCAACCTAGCAGCTATGTTTACAACTTAAGGACACAAACACACCTAACGTCTTGCatttaaattctatttcaaTTGCTATTTTAGGAATTACAAGAGCATGGAAATGCAATAggaaatgactgattttttaatgtcattCAAAATGTGGCAATCCTTCTTCTCTCCATGCACAGCTGGTATTTGGATGCATTATAAGTAAAATATTGTGACAGAGTATTGCAAACACTTccaaacagattttcttctgatgGAAACTAGGACAGTCCAAAAAGGAgtcttcacattttttcctgagagTGTGAAAATGCCCCCTGCGAGGctagtgaggaaaaaaaaatgtgtctcaAAGGGAGAATTTTCTGGCTTGGTAAATAACTCTGACACAAAGATCTTCTAGAAATTCACTTTCAGAGGTGCAAAAGGCATGGTACCTTTATAAACAAGGAAACAATGTACCAGTTTCTGTTACCTGTATATTCCCCTACTGAACTGCTTCagtgttttaaatgtttcagtCTCCTTTGTGCTAGAagcataaaatatacataagGATAGATAAAATAGTACTGCATATTCCTACAGGAGTAAGATAAGTTTTGTTAGCAGGCTCCCATTACAAACCATGACAATgttagatatttatttttatgctataagtaaatatttattatatttatttttgataaaagcCCTAATTGAGCCATTCAGTAGCTCAGGACATAAAACAGGGACTGCAAAGCAGTACTACAGTGTATCAGAAATGAAGGCAATGGCGTTATACAGTACAATCCTATGCTAGTCTGGGAGGCGtctaaaaagataaaaactgtTTCATCATCCAGATTGGatacttacttatttttcacGGCAAACTGacttttctgaaatgagaacAAACCTCTTTTGTTCAACTTAAAAGACCACCGTGTTCTTGCTAGCTTCCTCAGCAGGGTTTGCATCCAGCGGCAAAGGAAGCTCTGCTTTTGCAAGGGGGCAGGGAAGAGACCCCGCGACCGTGGGCGCCTGCGTGTACGGGGGTTTCACCCCACCGCGGTGCCTCCGCCGCGCTGCACGGGGAAGTGCAGTGCGCTGGCCTGCTGGCCGCTGCCAATTGCTGTGACGGGGGGAAGTCAAGAGACAAACCGGGAGCGTGCGACATGCCGTCTCCCGTTTTTTCGAGGCTTGCCAAACGTGCAGGTTAGCATTGCTGAGGAGAAAGCAATCTTGGTGCAGGAGGAGACGGAAAGGAAGAGCAGGCAGAACGTTACTCCCCTTTTCTGCACTTAGGAAGAGGAAACAGTGCAGGAAATAGAAAGAGGAAACAGCGGTTAGGCATCGAGTGCAGTGGGTAAcgagggaggagaggaaaagcagaaagtgaaaaGCTACAGTTCTACCTATTTTCAATAATTATTCTGCTATTGAAAAGTTCTGTGTAGATATATGCCACCGGGATTTTCCTAAAACTGAGGGAAATGCCTCCCCATATCTCAAAAATGGCCAATAATATTGTTATAGAGCAAGCGTTTAGCAAAAACCCTActgaaaatacataaagaaaCTTCTATCAAAGTGCTCTGCTAGAACACGTTAGGGAAATTTGagaaaatgatgctgttttTCAGCATAGCACTTAGACTCCTTTGATGCTTACTTGATTCTGTTTCAGTGTGGACACCAGTTTCTGTAAagtgatattttcttcttcaagttCAGTGTAGTCCTGTAGAAGTCTCGCCTCTCGAAACTTATATTCTCGAATTTCATCTTTCATTCGTATCCTCTGTAGTTCCACCATTTCATTATTCTGATGAGAGAAAATACAAGTATGTTACCACTCACTCATGGCCATTTTAGTGATAAACACTGTCTGTAGAAAAagccacacaaaaaaa encodes:
- the BICD1 gene encoding protein bicaudal D homolog 1 isoform X8: MAAEEVLQSADHYKSEIERLTRELSETTHEKIQAAEYGLVVLEEKLTLKQQYDELEAEYDGLKQELEQLKEAFGQSFSIHRKVAEDGETREETLLQESASKEAYYLGKILEMQNELKQSRAVVTNVQAENERLTAIVQDLKENNEMVELQRIRMKDEIREYKFREARLLQDYTELEEENITLQKLVSTLKQNQYYECSLSCLIQVEYEGLKHEIKRFEEETVLLNSQLEDAIRLKEIAEHQLEEALETLKNEREQKNNLRKELSQYINLNDSMYNNHINISVDGLKFAEDGSEPNNDDKMNGHIHGPLVKLNGDFRTPAVRKGESLHPVSDLFSELNISEIQKLKQQLMQVEREKAILLANLQESQTQLEHTKGALTEQHERVHRLTEHVNAMRGLQSNKELKAELDCEKGRDPGEEAHDYEVDINGLEILECKYKVAVTEVIDLKAEIKALKEKYNKYVENYTEEKAKYESRIQTYNEQVTNLEKSTKESQEKMVHMEKELQRMTSVANENHNTLNTAQDELVTFSEELAQLYHHVCLCNNETPNRVMLDYYRQSRVTRSGSLKGPDDPRGLLSPRLARRGMASPVEARTPTEQVTKEGTEPVKEQSPTKTPTISPVITAPPSSPVSDTSDIRKEPMNIYNLNAIIRDQIKHLQKAVDRSLQLSRQRAAARELAPMIDKDKEALMEEILKLKSLLSTKREQIATLRAVLKANKQTAEVALANLKNKYENEKAMVTETMTKLRNELKALKEDAATFSSLRAMFATRCDEYVTQLDEMQRQLAAAEDEKKTLNSLLRMAIQQKLALTQRLEDLEFDHEQSRRSKGKLGKSKIGSPKVSEEASATVPTIDTFLLHSQGPQQPNLLVSSGTQRKRLSAACCLHTATRLTTSQGARLPDCQS
- the BICD1 gene encoding protein bicaudal D homolog 1 isoform X9, with amino-acid sequence MAAEEVLQSADHYKSEIERLTRELSETTHEKIQAAEYGLVVLEEKLTLKQQYDELEAEYDGLKQELEQLKEAFGQSFSIHRKVAEDGETREETLLQESASKEAYYLGKILEMQNELKQSRAVVTNVQAENERLTAIVQDLKENNEMVELQRIRMKDEIREYKFREARLLQDYTELEEENITLQKLVSTLKQNQVEYEGLKHEIKRFEEETVLLNSQLEDAIRLKEIAEHQLEEALETLKNEREQKNNLRKELSQYINLNDSMYNNHINISVDGLKFAEDGSEPNNDDKMNGHIHGPLVKLNGDFRTPAVRKGESLHPVSDLFSELNISEIQKLKQQLMQVEREKAILLANLQESQTQLEHTKGALTEQHERVHRLTEHVNAMRGLQSNKELKAELDCEKGRDPGEEAHDYEVDINGLEILECKYKVAVTEVIDLKAEIKALKEKYNKYVENYTEEKAKYESRIQTYNEQVTNLEKSTKESQEKMVHMEKELQRMTSVANENHNTLNTAQDELVTFSEELAQLYHHVCLCNNETPNRVMLDYYRQSRVTRSGSLKGPDDPRGLLSPRLARRGMASPVEARTPTEQVTKEGTEPVKEQSPTKTPTISPVITAPPSSPVSDTSDIRKEPMNIYNLNAIIRDQIKHLQKAVDRSLQLSRQRAAARELAPMIDKDKEALMEEILKLKSLLSTKREQIATLRAVLKANKQTAEVALANLKNKYENEKAMVTETMTKLRNELKALKEDAATFSSLRAMFATRCDEYVTQLDEMQRQLAAAEDEKKTLNSLLRMAIQQKLALTQRLEDLEFDHEQSRRSKGKLGKSKIGSPKVSEEASATVPTIDTFLLHSQGPQQPNLLVSSGTQRKSPNALPEEQPHSSSQCAPLNCLSKPPPYP